In the genome of Vibrio sp. 16, one region contains:
- the pstC gene encoding phosphate ABC transporter permease subunit PstC encodes MTIATNSEKLMNTEATQVSKPALRKRKRVDWKERIFHGLFLASAVIGIVSLAIIAYFIVKESIPAFQEAGMSGIVLGQDWLPPALYGVATMIVASVVSTFGAVIVGVPVGVLTAIFIAEIAPKRVADVIRPAVELLAGIPSVVYGFFGLVIIVPLIQNIFQVPAGNTILAGIIVLGVMILPTVITVSETSIRAVPRTYKEGSLALGASKIYTIFKLLVPAARSGIMTGVILGIGRALGETMAIIMVMGNAPAMPEGILDSARTLTANIAIEMSYASGVHANALYATGVVLLVFIMVLNAALLYLNREKAK; translated from the coding sequence ATGACCATCGCAACCAATAGTGAAAAGCTTATGAATACTGAAGCGACTCAAGTTTCTAAGCCAGCATTACGAAAGCGCAAACGCGTTGACTGGAAAGAGCGCATCTTCCACGGCCTGTTTCTCGCGAGTGCCGTAATCGGTATCGTCTCTCTGGCAATTATTGCTTACTTCATTGTTAAAGAATCTATCCCTGCATTCCAAGAAGCGGGAATGTCGGGCATTGTCCTTGGCCAAGATTGGCTACCACCGGCGCTGTACGGCGTTGCAACCATGATTGTTGCTTCTGTTGTTTCCACATTTGGTGCCGTTATAGTGGGTGTACCCGTAGGCGTATTGACCGCAATTTTCATCGCTGAAATCGCGCCGAAACGTGTCGCCGATGTTATTCGTCCGGCGGTTGAGCTTTTGGCGGGTATTCCATCAGTGGTATATGGCTTTTTTGGCTTGGTTATCATCGTTCCCCTAATTCAAAATATCTTCCAAGTGCCAGCAGGCAACACAATTTTGGCGGGTATTATTGTTTTGGGTGTCATGATTCTACCAACAGTGATAACCGTTTCTGAAACGTCTATTCGCGCAGTTCCTCGCACTTACAAAGAAGGCTCGCTAGCGCTTGGAGCATCTAAGATCTACACCATTTTTAAGCTCCTTGTTCCAGCAGCTCGCAGCGGCATTATGACTGGGGTCATCCTCGGTATCGGTCGTGCACTTGGTGAGACTATGGCCATCATCATGGTAATGGGTAACGCACCCGCGATGCCTGAGGGTATATTGGACTCTGCGCGTACACTAACAGCTAATATTGCGATTGAAATGTCCTACGCAAGTGGTGTTCACGCTAATGCACTTTACGCTACAGGTGTCGTATTGCTTGTCTTCATCATGGTGCTCAATGCTGCTCTTCTTTATCTCAATCGCGAAAAAGCGAAATAA
- the pstA gene encoding phosphate ABC transporter permease PstA, translating into MDRAKLKQSREFKDKILNGFIWAAAALTVGFLFWIIWYILSNGLKHVDWAFITDNYTATGEEKGIFPMIVATIYMVIASIAVAAPLGIMTAIYLTEYAKVGSKLVKVIRFCTESLAGIPSIIFGLFGMTFFVAILGLGFSILSGALTLSILILPVIIRTTEEALMAVPQTYREGSYALGSSKIYTIWRLILPSATPGILTSVILSIGRVIGESAPVFLTAGMVARVPDSLLDSGRTLTVHLYKLTTELFTIEEWNQAYGTATVLIVVVLLINMTTKLIASRFNKATY; encoded by the coding sequence ATGGACCGCGCAAAACTAAAACAATCTCGAGAGTTTAAGGACAAGATCCTAAACGGTTTTATCTGGGCCGCTGCTGCTTTAACGGTAGGCTTCCTGTTCTGGATCATCTGGTACATTTTATCGAATGGTCTAAAGCACGTTGATTGGGCATTCATTACTGATAACTACACGGCGACTGGGGAAGAGAAAGGTATTTTCCCGATGATAGTAGCGACTATCTACATGGTTATCGCTTCGATTGCAGTGGCAGCGCCACTGGGCATTATGACGGCCATCTACTTAACGGAGTATGCCAAAGTTGGCAGCAAGCTGGTCAAAGTTATTCGTTTCTGTACCGAGTCATTGGCGGGTATTCCATCGATTATCTTTGGTCTATTTGGTATGACATTCTTCGTCGCGATTCTCGGTCTGGGGTTCTCGATCCTTTCGGGCGCATTGACTTTGAGTATCCTGATTCTGCCTGTCATTATCCGTACGACGGAAGAAGCGTTGATGGCTGTACCACAAACCTATCGTGAGGGCTCTTACGCGCTAGGCTCTTCGAAAATCTATACTATCTGGCGCTTAATCTTACCCAGTGCGACACCAGGTATCTTAACTTCGGTCATTCTTAGTATTGGTCGTGTCATTGGTGAATCGGCCCCTGTTTTCCTAACAGCTGGCATGGTTGCTAGAGTTCCAGACTCTTTGCTCGATTCCGGACGAACGCTGACCGTTCACCTATACAAGCTGACTACCGAGCTGTTCACTATTGAAGAGTGGAACCAAGCTTACGGTACAGCGACAGTGCTGATTGTCGTGGTCTTATTAATCAACATGACGACAAAGCTTATTGCTAGCCGCTTCAACAAAGCGACGTACTAA
- the pstB gene encoding phosphate ABC transporter ATP-binding protein PstB, protein MNKFDIENLDLFYGDNQALKAINLPIPTRQVTALIGPSGCGKSTLLRCLNRMNDLIEGVKITGKLDMDGTDIYGNIDVADLRIKVGMVFQKPNPFPMSIYENVAYGLRAQGVKDKKHIDEVVERSLRGAALWGEVKDRLKSHAFGLSGGQQQRLCIARTIAMEPDVILMDEPTSALDPIATHKIEELMEELKKNYTIVIVTHSMQQARRISDRTAFFLMGELVEHDETQNIFSSPKDDRTKGYVNGDFG, encoded by the coding sequence ATGAACAAGTTTGATATTGAAAATCTAGACCTATTTTACGGTGACAACCAAGCACTGAAAGCGATCAATTTACCGATTCCAACTCGCCAAGTAACGGCACTAATCGGCCCATCAGGCTGCGGAAAATCGACCTTGCTACGCTGCCTAAACCGCATGAATGATCTCATTGAAGGTGTGAAAATCACTGGTAAGCTGGATATGGATGGTACCGATATTTACGGCAATATCGATGTAGCGGACCTTCGTATTAAAGTTGGTATGGTGTTCCAAAAGCCAAATCCGTTTCCAATGAGCATTTATGAGAACGTGGCGTATGGTCTACGTGCTCAAGGTGTGAAAGACAAAAAGCACATTGATGAAGTGGTTGAGCGATCTCTACGCGGCGCGGCACTATGGGGCGAAGTAAAAGATCGTCTTAAGTCTCATGCGTTTGGTCTATCTGGTGGCCAGCAGCAGCGTCTATGTATCGCACGCACCATTGCGATGGAGCCGGATGTGATCCTGATGGATGAGCCTACTTCTGCGTTGGATCCTATTGCGACACACAAAATTGAAGAGTTGATGGAAGAGCTGAAAAAGAACTACACCATCGTCATCGTGACGCATTCCATGCAGCAAGCGCGTCGTATCTCTGACCGGACCGCATTCTTTTTAATGGGGGAGTTAGTGGAACACGATGAAACGCAAAATATCTTTAGTTCACCAAAAGATGATCGCACCAAAGGTTATGTCAACGGTGATTTCGGTTAA
- a CDS encoding undecaprenyl-phosphate glucose phosphotransferase, whose product METGYPIKQHGEESVLMYRFFDIFIISFVLIVTTLIYVEEFSSLYKVILSFVLVSYYLAAEVSGVYRTHKRVSLNQLLVTVLISWLICIAISLAIGFFLKVSDSYSRVVLGVWFLVTPVSLMLWRWAVFALPERLRPDDCYRNKSIIIGATRAGLLLGKELEKNKHNGEKLVGFYDDRTLERIEDSLGSVQTNLKMLGNIDDALLLAKHGSVKNVYVALPMEAAKRIKQILNAFADSNAHVHIVPDFFTFDLLHSRWNSIGNVVTLSVHDTPFRGFSSVIKRIEDVVLSILIILAIAPILLFVAVGVKLSSPGPIIFKQDRYGLDGRSIKVWKFRSMRATDNGPVVKQATKGDPRVTKFGAFIRRTSLDELPQFFNVLTGQMSIVGPRPHAIAHNEEYRGLIDKYMLRHHVKPGITGWAQVNGYRGETDTLDKMQKRVEYDLTYIQNWTLWLDIKIVYLTIFKGFTGKTAY is encoded by the coding sequence ATGGAAACTGGATATCCTATAAAGCAGCATGGAGAAGAATCGGTACTGATGTATCGATTTTTCGATATATTTATCATCAGTTTTGTTCTTATTGTCACAACACTTATCTATGTAGAAGAGTTTTCATCTCTTTACAAGGTAATTCTATCTTTCGTTTTAGTGTCTTATTACTTAGCTGCTGAAGTCTCTGGGGTATACCGCACACACAAGCGTGTTTCGTTAAATCAACTTCTAGTAACAGTTCTTATTTCCTGGCTTATTTGTATTGCAATCTCATTAGCAATAGGTTTCTTCCTTAAGGTTTCAGATTCGTATTCTCGTGTCGTACTTGGTGTATGGTTCCTAGTGACACCCGTATCTTTGATGTTATGGCGATGGGCAGTATTTGCATTACCCGAGCGTTTAAGGCCAGATGATTGTTACCGTAATAAATCTATCATTATTGGTGCGACTCGAGCTGGGTTGCTACTAGGAAAAGAATTAGAGAAAAATAAACACAATGGCGAGAAGTTAGTTGGTTTTTACGATGACAGAACGTTAGAAAGGATTGAAGATAGTTTAGGCTCTGTCCAAACCAATCTAAAAATGTTGGGCAACATTGATGACGCCTTATTACTAGCCAAACATGGAAGTGTAAAGAACGTTTATGTCGCTCTTCCAATGGAAGCTGCAAAGCGTATCAAACAAATTCTGAATGCCTTTGCTGACTCTAACGCACATGTGCATATTGTCCCTGACTTTTTCACTTTTGATTTACTGCACTCTAGGTGGAATAGCATAGGCAACGTCGTGACGCTCAGTGTACATGATACTCCTTTTCGAGGCTTTTCATCGGTGATTAAACGGATTGAAGATGTAGTTTTATCCATTCTTATCATTCTAGCAATAGCACCAATCCTTCTATTTGTTGCCGTCGGTGTAAAACTTTCTTCCCCGGGTCCAATTATTTTCAAACAAGATCGCTATGGGTTAGATGGTCGTTCAATAAAAGTTTGGAAATTCCGTTCAATGCGAGCAACAGATAATGGCCCTGTTGTTAAGCAAGCGACTAAGGGAGACCCGAGAGTCACGAAATTTGGCGCTTTTATAAGGCGGACCTCTTTAGATGAACTGCCGCAATTTTTCAACGTGTTGACCGGACAAATGTCGATTGTTGGTCCAAGACCTCATGCCATTGCGCACAACGAAGAGTATAGAGGACTGATAGATAAGTATATGCTTCGTCATCATGTCAAACCCGGAATAACAGGTTGGGCACAGGTAAACGGCTACCGGGGCGAAACTGACACGCTCGATAAAATGCAGAAAAGAGTCGAGTACGACTTAACCTACATTCAAAACTGGACACTGTGGTTAGATATCAAAATAGTCTATCTAACGATTTTCAAAGGTTTCACTGGTAAAACAGCTTACTAA
- a CDS encoding outer membrane beta-barrel protein, which yields MKISNKILPALALSIVGSHVHAALEGNGYVTESGIKVIPIFNSAYEYNDNIGRYSKQENPESSSLIVLEPGVALQAERGESLYQLLYQVSSGTYFDSSDDNYIDHRFVSENFISINRRNSLSIDYAFLYQHEERGTGILAGDNLSTIAESPVEFSVHKASITHAYGSDEAKGRIESSLRLEDKNYQNYRNIKEPQFTPLSTKYKDYFEFGIGMAFYYRALPATQLLVEVDVNNRDYKYDGTDTTTSQDSVDRFLLTGATWDITGKTKGRLRLGFQNKSYSEADKVDFNGFSWDLDLEWKPLSYSTVLVSAAQRAKDPEQGSNYVDEKSFDSNWKHYWRSNIFTNLSFLYVKDDYSESTRTEDLYRLGLGLGYELRDDIEIGAGWRLENNDSSIEQNKYKQNVYYVSANLIF from the coding sequence ATGAAGATATCGAACAAGATACTGCCTGCTCTTGCCTTATCTATTGTCGGGAGTCATGTCCATGCAGCTCTGGAAGGAAATGGATATGTAACGGAATCTGGAATAAAAGTAATTCCGATTTTTAACAGTGCTTATGAATACAATGACAACATAGGTCGATACTCTAAGCAAGAGAACCCCGAGTCTTCATCTTTAATCGTACTTGAGCCAGGTGTCGCTTTGCAGGCTGAGAGAGGGGAGAGCCTGTATCAACTACTCTATCAAGTGTCTTCTGGTACTTACTTCGACAGTAGTGACGATAACTACATTGATCATCGTTTTGTAAGCGAAAACTTCATTTCGATCAACCGCCGCAACTCGTTGTCTATCGACTATGCATTTTTATACCAACATGAAGAGCGTGGTACTGGTATTCTTGCCGGGGATAATTTGTCGACTATTGCGGAAAGTCCGGTAGAGTTTTCCGTTCATAAAGCGAGTATCACTCATGCTTATGGTTCTGACGAAGCAAAGGGGCGAATTGAGTCATCTCTTCGTTTGGAAGACAAAAACTATCAAAATTATAGAAATATCAAAGAACCTCAATTTACCCCATTAAGTACCAAATACAAAGACTACTTTGAGTTTGGTATCGGAATGGCGTTTTACTATCGAGCTTTACCCGCAACTCAGTTATTAGTGGAAGTAGATGTCAATAATCGGGACTATAAATACGATGGAACAGATACAACTACGTCTCAAGATAGCGTAGATAGGTTTCTACTAACCGGCGCAACTTGGGATATTACCGGGAAAACCAAAGGTAGACTGCGATTAGGTTTCCAAAACAAGTCTTATTCTGAAGCAGACAAAGTGGACTTTAATGGCTTTAGTTGGGATTTAGACCTCGAATGGAAGCCGCTATCCTATTCTACGGTGCTTGTCTCTGCAGCCCAGCGTGCAAAAGATCCTGAGCAAGGTTCTAATTACGTGGATGAAAAGAGTTTTGATTCAAACTGGAAGCACTACTGGCGTTCAAACATATTTACGAACCTGTCTTTTTTATATGTAAAAGATGACTATTCAGAGTCAACACGTACCGAAGATTTATATAGACTCGGCCTTGGACTAGGATATGAACTACGCGATGATATCGAGATTGGTGCGGGATGGCGTTTAGAGAATAATGACTCATCTATAGAACAAAATAAATATAAGCAAAATGTTTACTACGTGTCAGCAAATCTTATTTTCTAA
- a CDS encoding polysaccharide biosynthesis/export family protein gives MIKYISIFLVVFSLTLKANAEAFDDTYKIGAGDKLQISVYGEEDLSISELYISNGGRFEYPYLGQLNALNKTPEQLRNEIVKGLKGDYLIDPKVRVSVIGFRSIYVNGEVKKPGGYEYQPGLTVDKAIALAGGFTDRAARGKVYIAKSGSEESKSKVKLSNKVMPGDIIVIEQSFF, from the coding sequence ATGATTAAATACATATCAATATTTTTAGTTGTGTTTTCTTTGACATTAAAAGCTAATGCTGAAGCGTTTGATGATACCTATAAGATAGGGGCTGGTGATAAGCTTCAAATCTCAGTTTATGGTGAAGAAGACTTGTCAATTTCAGAGCTTTATATAAGTAATGGCGGACGATTTGAGTATCCTTATTTAGGGCAACTCAACGCTCTTAATAAAACACCGGAGCAATTGCGTAACGAAATCGTGAAAGGTTTGAAAGGCGATTACCTGATCGATCCAAAGGTGCGTGTGAGCGTTATCGGTTTTCGCAGTATTTATGTCAATGGTGAAGTAAAGAAGCCGGGAGGCTATGAATATCAACCGGGTTTAACCGTCGATAAAGCAATCGCATTGGCTGGAGGGTTTACTGACCGTGCTGCAAGAGGAAAAGTCTATATTGCAAAATCTGGTTCAGAAGAATCTAAAAGTAAAGTAAAACTCTCAAATAAAGTGATGCCAGGGGACATTATTGTTATTGAGCAAAGTTTTTTCTAA
- a CDS encoding GumC family protein, with protein MLNNTHTTQSRNEQLIDIGYYVHLIKSRWFSISFFALLCTALAVMVVLSITPTYKATATLLIESSTAKAVSIEEVIGIDTKAQEYYLTQYEILKSNQVAQRVIDKLRLSELEEFNPSVESSEKGLLGSLKQQILSHPIVESYFLQKEITELDLKSVEESVNRKVLTAFKGKLSISPIRKTQLVNISFESTDPELAAKIANEVGLAFIENNLESKLVATEQATGWINQRLAELKSQLDESEQALLSFLKQQELIDDSGIIALTSSELSNLTDRIAKATDRRIETQALYNALKSNSAKDVATLASISQISNHPQIRDIRFAESNAEREVSELAKRYGPKHDKMIQANAQLKSIQQRAAKVVKKLINGIEKELASAINQEELLKRELLSKKDEFQSLSVIKREYDALKREVDTNAKLYDLFLTRQKETTATSDFSAANARFSDYALTPQYPNKPNKKLIVVLAFVASLGFATVLVICLDAFNNTIESARDFENKLGLLPIGTLPIVKDKEYRKSPIDSRVFTNNKFAVFQESVDSIRTSLYLNLQNSERKMLAISSSVPGEGKTTTSVNLALSFSKLEKVLLIDCDLRKPSIAARFGLSVSQPGLTNILLMNTPFEECIATIGDSNLDVLGAGMLAPNPQEMLSSKAFEKLVTYLASKYDRIIFDTPPVLPVKDAFIIGKLTQGILLVIKANSTSKSVYKHTMTLFTKHQITIDGVVLNQVPSPKKGSHNYSEYAQYAQNS; from the coding sequence ATGCTTAATAACACCCATACAACACAGTCTAGAAACGAGCAATTGATCGACATCGGTTATTATGTACACCTGATCAAATCACGCTGGTTTTCCATTTCGTTTTTTGCACTATTGTGTACTGCTTTAGCCGTCATGGTGGTTTTATCAATAACGCCAACCTATAAAGCAACGGCAACGCTTCTTATTGAATCGAGCACAGCCAAAGCTGTCTCTATTGAGGAGGTGATTGGCATTGATACTAAAGCACAAGAATACTACCTCACTCAATATGAAATTTTGAAATCAAATCAAGTGGCGCAACGTGTGATTGATAAGCTCCGACTATCTGAACTTGAGGAGTTTAATCCGAGCGTAGAGTCTTCAGAAAAAGGCTTATTAGGAAGTCTTAAACAACAGATACTATCGCATCCAATTGTTGAATCTTATTTCCTTCAAAAAGAAATAACAGAGCTTGATCTCAAAAGTGTTGAAGAGTCCGTTAATCGCAAAGTGTTAACAGCTTTTAAAGGTAAGTTGAGTATTTCGCCTATTAGAAAAACGCAACTAGTTAACATCTCGTTTGAATCTACTGACCCAGAATTGGCTGCAAAAATTGCCAACGAAGTCGGTCTCGCGTTTATTGAGAATAACCTTGAATCAAAACTAGTCGCAACAGAGCAAGCTACTGGCTGGATTAACCAACGTTTGGCAGAACTAAAAAGTCAGCTCGATGAGTCTGAGCAAGCATTATTGAGTTTTCTCAAACAGCAAGAGCTGATTGATGATAGCGGTATTATCGCGCTTACTAGTTCAGAGCTTTCAAATCTAACCGACCGAATTGCAAAGGCTACGGATAGGCGGATTGAAACTCAAGCGTTGTACAATGCTCTTAAGAGCAACTCTGCGAAGGATGTCGCTACTCTTGCTTCTATTTCGCAGATATCTAACCACCCACAGATACGAGATATCCGTTTTGCAGAATCAAATGCAGAGAGAGAAGTCAGTGAGCTCGCAAAGCGATACGGTCCAAAGCATGACAAAATGATTCAAGCCAACGCGCAGCTTAAATCTATTCAACAAAGAGCAGCGAAAGTTGTAAAGAAACTAATCAATGGCATTGAAAAAGAGCTAGCTAGTGCAATCAATCAAGAAGAGCTTTTAAAACGAGAGTTACTAAGTAAGAAAGATGAATTTCAATCTCTGAGTGTAATAAAGCGCGAATATGATGCATTGAAGAGAGAAGTTGATACAAACGCAAAGCTGTATGACTTGTTCTTGACTCGCCAAAAAGAAACAACAGCAACTAGTGACTTTAGTGCTGCCAATGCACGCTTTAGTGACTATGCTCTCACACCTCAATATCCAAACAAACCAAACAAAAAGCTGATTGTTGTTCTAGCATTTGTTGCCAGTCTTGGTTTTGCCACTGTGCTGGTTATCTGCTTAGACGCATTCAATAATACAATAGAGTCTGCTCGTGATTTTGAAAACAAACTTGGCCTCTTACCCATTGGCACGCTGCCGATAGTAAAAGATAAGGAATACAGGAAATCACCTATCGACTCGAGAGTATTTACTAATAACAAGTTTGCGGTATTCCAAGAATCAGTCGACTCTATCCGGACATCTTTGTACTTGAACCTGCAGAATTCAGAGAGAAAGATGTTGGCTATTTCGTCATCTGTTCCGGGTGAGGGTAAAACTACGACGTCTGTTAATCTGGCACTATCATTTTCTAAACTTGAAAAAGTCCTTCTCATAGACTGCGATCTGAGAAAACCATCTATTGCAGCGCGATTTGGCTTGTCGGTCAGTCAACCAGGTTTAACTAATATTTTGTTGATGAATACGCCTTTTGAAGAATGTATAGCGACAATTGGAGATTCGAATCTAGATGTATTAGGTGCTGGTATGTTAGCGCCAAACCCTCAAGAGATGCTAAGCAGTAAAGCATTTGAAAAACTCGTGACATACTTAGCAAGTAAATACGACCGAATTATATTTGATACACCTCCTGTGCTACCGGTTAAAGACGCATTTATAATCGGAAAATTAACCCAAGGCATTCTTCTGGTTATAAAAGCAAATAGTACATCTAAATCGGTGTATAAACACACAATGACTCTGTTTACCAAGCATCAAATAACTATTGATGGTGTAGTACTAAATCAGGTTCCTTCACCGAAAAAGGGCTCACACAATTACTCAGAGTATGCGCAATACGCGCAAAATAGTTAA
- the wecB gene encoding non-hydrolyzing UDP-N-acetylglucosamine 2-epimerase, whose amino-acid sequence MNSPIKILTVFGTRPEAIKMAPLVKELEVAAGIEAKVCVTAQHREMLDQVLDLFDIKPDFDLNIMKPGQSLNDVTTKILLGLRPVLQEFKPDMVLVHGDTATTLSASLAAYYEQIAVGHVEAGLRTGNIYSPWPEEGNRKLTGALSTLHFAPTQGSARNLYAENVEQTSVSITGNTVIDALMLIKHRLREDVDLIETLEHVFPMLDPSKKMILVTGHRRESFGGGFERICESLAEIAQTNPNSQIIYPVHLNPNVQEPVNRILKGIDNVYLIEPQDYLPFVYLMDRSYLILTDSGGIQEEAPSLGKPVLVMRETTERPEAVAAGTVKLVGTDKVSIISEVNRLINDEEAYTKMSKAHNPYGDGQACSRIINAIRNHFS is encoded by the coding sequence ATGAACTCACCAATTAAAATACTTACTGTCTTTGGTACTCGTCCAGAAGCAATCAAAATGGCTCCGTTGGTAAAAGAGCTTGAAGTGGCTGCTGGTATTGAAGCAAAGGTGTGTGTTACAGCACAACACAGAGAAATGTTAGATCAAGTATTGGATCTTTTTGATATTAAGCCTGATTTCGATCTGAATATTATGAAACCGGGCCAATCTCTAAATGATGTGACGACCAAAATTCTTTTAGGTCTCCGCCCCGTATTGCAGGAATTTAAGCCGGACATGGTTTTGGTGCACGGTGATACAGCGACAACTCTTTCGGCTAGCCTTGCCGCATACTATGAACAAATTGCTGTGGGTCATGTGGAAGCAGGGCTGCGGACGGGTAATATTTACTCGCCTTGGCCAGAAGAAGGGAATAGAAAACTAACTGGTGCTTTGAGCACGTTACATTTTGCGCCAACGCAAGGTTCCGCACGCAATTTATACGCTGAGAACGTTGAACAAACGAGTGTATCAATAACAGGGAACACAGTTATTGATGCATTAATGCTAATAAAACATCGCCTCAGAGAAGACGTCGATTTAATCGAAACATTGGAACATGTTTTCCCAATGTTAGATCCTAGTAAAAAGATGATCTTGGTGACTGGCCATCGAAGAGAGAGCTTTGGCGGGGGATTTGAACGTATCTGTGAATCTTTGGCAGAAATAGCGCAAACCAACCCAAATTCACAAATCATTTATCCTGTGCACCTTAATCCGAATGTCCAAGAGCCAGTGAATCGAATTTTGAAAGGTATAGACAATGTCTACCTTATTGAACCTCAGGACTATTTACCGTTTGTTTATTTAATGGATAGATCGTATCTCATTTTAACTGATTCTGGTGGTATTCAAGAAGAAGCCCCTTCACTTGGAAAACCAGTACTCGTTATGCGCGAAACAACAGAGCGCCCTGAAGCTGTAGCAGCAGGGACAGTTAAATTAGTGGGTACAGATAAAGTGTCCATAATTTCAGAAGTCAATCGCCTAATTAATGATGAAGAAGCCTATACAAAAATGAGTAAGGCACACAACCCGTATGGTGACGGTCAAGCGTGCAGTCGCATCATTAATGCTATTCGCAACCATTTTTCGTAA
- the wecC gene encoding UDP-N-acetyl-D-mannosamine dehydrogenase, with the protein MSFQKISVIGLGYIGLPTAAVIASRGIEVVGVDVNQNAVDTINEGNIHIVEPDLDIVVRGVVSTGNLRATTTPEKADAFMVAVPTPFKGDKEPDLSYIEAACEAIAPMLEKGNLVILESTSPVGATEKLAGWLAAARPDLTFPQQKGDAADIKVAHCPERVLPGYVLQELVSNDRVIGGLSKACSDRAAELYSTFVRGECIVTNARTAEMAKLTENSFRDVNIAFANELSVICDKLKINVWELIKLANRHPRVNVLSPGPGVGGHCIAVDPWFIVDSAPEEAKIIRQARLTNDAKPHYVINQVEKAADEFKRPVIACLGLAFKADIDDLRESPALQIVEELAAKNIGQVLAVEPNVHAIPEKLVNAGVEQMALDAALERANIIVILVDHKQFKAADKTQFATKVVIDTRGIV; encoded by the coding sequence ATGTCGTTCCAAAAAATCTCTGTTATTGGTCTTGGTTATATCGGGTTGCCTACAGCTGCGGTCATTGCATCTCGAGGTATTGAAGTCGTTGGTGTAGATGTCAACCAAAACGCGGTTGATACTATTAACGAAGGTAACATACATATCGTTGAGCCAGATTTAGACATTGTCGTGCGCGGTGTGGTGAGTACAGGTAATTTAAGAGCTACAACAACACCTGAAAAGGCTGATGCTTTTATGGTTGCTGTTCCTACACCTTTTAAAGGAGATAAAGAGCCTGATCTTTCCTATATCGAAGCGGCTTGTGAAGCCATCGCTCCGATGCTTGAGAAAGGTAACTTAGTCATTCTCGAGTCTACTTCACCGGTCGGCGCGACTGAAAAACTTGCTGGATGGTTGGCGGCGGCTAGACCTGATTTGACGTTCCCTCAACAAAAAGGTGATGCTGCTGATATTAAAGTTGCACACTGCCCTGAACGCGTGCTTCCTGGTTACGTTTTACAAGAGCTCGTTTCAAATGATCGAGTTATCGGTGGGCTTTCGAAAGCATGTAGCGATAGAGCGGCAGAACTCTATTCTACCTTCGTTCGTGGCGAATGTATCGTAACCAATGCACGTACAGCGGAAATGGCGAAACTAACGGAGAACTCATTCCGAGATGTCAATATTGCGTTCGCCAATGAGCTATCTGTTATTTGTGACAAGCTAAAAATCAACGTTTGGGAGTTGATCAAATTAGCCAACCGCCATCCACGTGTAAACGTACTTAGCCCAGGTCCTGGCGTTGGTGGACACTGTATTGCTGTTGACCCTTGGTTCATTGTGGATAGCGCGCCAGAAGAGGCAAAAATCATACGTCAAGCGCGTTTAACGAATGACGCAAAACCACACTATGTTATTAATCAGGTAGAGAAAGCTGCAGATGAGTTTAAACGACCGGTCATTGCGTGTTTAGGTTTAGCGTTTAAGGCAGATATCGACGACTTACGCGAAAGCCCTGCTCTACAAATAGTAGAAGAACTCGCGGCAAAAAATATAGGTCAAGTTTTAGCTGTCGAACCAAATGTACACGCTATTCCTGAAAAACTTGTCAACGCAGGTGTCGAGCAAATGGCGTTAGATGCTGCTCTAGAGAGAGCAAACATTATTGTTATTCTTGTTGATCACAAGCAGTTTAAAGCTGCAGACAAGACACAGTTTGCGACTAAGGTAGTGATTGATACTCGCGGGATAGTGTAA